CGGCGAAAAATAGCCGCCCAATCCCTTCCTTCGGGGCGACCCCGATGCCCCGCCACGGCGTGACGTGTCGTGAAAAATAGACATGTCGTGCTGTCCCTACACGCCTCGCCCCCTATTGTGGGGCCCTTTCCCGCGTTTTTCCCGGCCAGTGTCTATTTTTTTAGACGCTCCTTCGGGGGGAGCAGTAGGGATGTTCTCCGTCATGTGCGTTTAACCATATGAAATTGTTGCATTAATGTTTCTTTTGTCCTTTTGGCACGCTCCCTGCAGGAGATCCCGTGGGGCCGGACGAGCCCGTTCCGGCCATCCCGGGTCTGCCGTCCCGTGGCGCCCGGTCGGTCTGCGGGGGGAGGAGGTTCTCCCATGGGTGAGGTGGTGCGGATCTTTGCGGCCGGAACGGCCGCGGTGTTCGTGGGCATGGGGCTCGTGTATGCGGCGGTGCGGCTGGTGGCGTTTGGAGTGGACCGGTGGGCCCGGGGCCGGGAGGAGACGCCGTGAGCCCCGTGGTCGGGTGGTTGGCGGACCTCGGGGCGCAGACCGGGTTCCTGGGCCTGTCCTGGGGGCATCCGGTGATGTGGGCCCTGGCCGGCGGGTTCCTGTACCTGGCCATCGCGAAGAAGTTCGAGCCCTTGCTGCTCGTGCCGATCGCGTTCGGGATGCTGGTGGTGAACCTGCCGGGGACCGGCCTGATGGAGCCCGGGGAGGGGCTGCTGTGGCGGTTCTTCCACTACGGGATCGAGTGGGAAGTGATCCCGCCGCTGATCTTCCTGGGGCTCGGGGCCATGACCGACTTCGGCCCGCTCCTGAGCCAGCCTCGCCTGATCTTCCTCGGCGCGGGCGCCCAGGTGGGGGTGTACATCACGTTCTTCTGCGCCCACCTCATGGGGTTCGATCTGAAGGAGGCGGCCACGATCGGGATCATCGGCGGGGCCGACGGCCCCACCACCATCTACCTGGGGTCCCGGCTGGCGCCCCACATGCTCGGCACCGTGGCCGTGGCCGCCTACTCGTACATGGCCATGGTGCCCCTGATCCAGCCGCCGATCATGCGCCTCATGACCACCCGGCAGGAGCGTCGCATCCGGATGTCCAAGGCCCGCAAGGTCCATCCGCTGGAGAAGATCCTGTTTCCGGTGGTGGCCGCCGTGGCCGTGATCCTGCTGGTGCCGGCCTCGGCCCCCCTGATGGCCATGTTCATGCTGGGCAACCTGTTCCGGGAGTCCAAGGTGGTGGATCGGTTGACCGGGGCGAGCCAGAACGAGCTGATGAACATTGTGACGATCCTGCTGGGGATCAGCGTGGGGGCCACCATGCGGGCCGAGACCTTCCTCCAGCCCCGGGTCATCTTCGTGTTCGTGCTGGGCCTGTTCGCCTTCATGGTGAGCACCGCGTCGGGGATCGCGCTGGCCAAGCTGATGAACCTGGTGAGCCGGGACAAGGTGAACCCCCTGCTGGGGGCCGCCGGGGTGAGCGCCGTGCCCATGGCCGCCCGGGTGGTCCACAAGGTGGCGTCCGAGGAGGACCGGCAGAACTACCTGCTGATGTACGCCATGGGCCCGAACGTGGCCGGGGTGTTGGGGACCCTGATCGCCGCGGGCGTGTTCCTGGCCATGGCGGGGTGAGGGGTGGTCCCGGACCGCGAGGTGGTGGTCCGGACGCGTGGTCTTGTTCGGAACACTCGGAGATCAAAAGGGTTGCGAGCTTTCTCGCCCCACAGCTTCCCAGCCTCCCCGCGGGCCGAAGGCCCAAGGGGTGGAACGGAAAGGAGAATTGCATCATGATGGAAGTCCGAGCGCCGATGGCCGGCAACGTGTGGAAGGTGGAGTGCGCCGTCGGGGACGCCGTGGCCGCGAACGACCCGGTGGTCATCCTGGAGGTGATGAAAATGGAGGCGGAGGTGTACGCCCCCGTCGCCGGGGTGGTTCGGGAGGTGCGGGTGCAGCCCGGGGACGCGGTGGAGGAGGATCAGGTTCTCATCGTCATCGAGCCGGCGTGAAACAACCCATAGTTAAGGAGGAGATGCCATGGTTTTCGAGCTCACCCCCGAACAGAAGATGGTCCAGGAGCAGGCCCGGCGGTTCGCCGAGAACGAGATCAAGCCCTACGTGGAGAAGGAGGAGGCCGAGCACGCGTTTCCCTTGGAGAGGGTGCGCAAGATGGCCGAGCTCGGCTTCTTCGGGTGCGGCATCGACGAGAAGTACGGAGGCAACGGCATGGGGCTGCTGGAGAGCGTGCTCCTGGCCGAGCAGATCGCCAAGGTCAGCCCCTCGTGGAGGCTGCCGTTCAACATGCAGAACCTGGGTCCGGCCCTGACGGTGCAGAAGTTCGGGACCGAGGAGCAG
This is a stretch of genomic DNA from Deferrisoma camini S3R1. It encodes these proteins:
- a CDS encoding sodium ion-translocating decarboxylase subunit beta gives rise to the protein MVGWLADLGAQTGFLGLSWGHPVMWALAGGFLYLAIAKKFEPLLLVPIAFGMLVVNLPGTGLMEPGEGLLWRFFHYGIEWEVIPPLIFLGLGAMTDFGPLLSQPRLIFLGAGAQVGVYITFFCAHLMGFDLKEAATIGIIGGADGPTTIYLGSRLAPHMLGTVAVAAYSYMAMVPLIQPPIMRLMTTRQERRIRMSKARKVHPLEKILFPVVAAVAVILLVPASAPLMAMFMLGNLFRESKVVDRLTGASQNELMNIVTILLGISVGATMRAETFLQPRVIFVFVLGLFAFMVSTASGIALAKLMNLVSRDKVNPLLGAAGVSAVPMAARVVHKVASEEDRQNYLLMYAMGPNVAGVLGTLIAAGVFLAMAG
- a CDS encoding biotin/lipoyl-containing protein is translated as MMEVRAPMAGNVWKVECAVGDAVAANDPVVILEVMKMEAEVYAPVAGVVREVRVQPGDAVEEDQVLIVIEPA